In Zygosaccharomyces rouxii strain CBS732 chromosome D complete sequence, one DNA window encodes the following:
- the SNA3 gene encoding Sna3p (weakly similar to uniprot|P14359 Saccharomyces cerevisiae YJL151C SNA3 Integral membrane protein localized to vacuolar intralumenal vesicles computational analysis of large-scale protein-protein interaction data suggests a possible role in either cell wall synthesis or protein-vacuolar targeting) — protein MSVYSVNKHDVLLMVLSVFLPPITVWVRRGFFSRDFLLNLLLFVLFFFPAIFHAAYVIYETSEERQSGYESVPAQEDGSEPQQPRNGDFNVDLEAQGTLPRYEEVVDASAAKPHGDNKVQN, from the coding sequence ATGTCTGTGTATTCTGTTAACAAGCATGATGTGCTCTTGATGGTGCTTTCGGTTTTCCTTCCACCTATTACAGTTTGGGTTCGTAGGGGTTTCTTTAGCAGAGATTTCCTATTAAACTTGCTGCTATTTGtattattcttcttccctGCTATTTTCCACGCTGCTTACGTGATTTATGAAACTAGTGAAGAACGTCAATCCGGCTATGAGTCTGTTCCAGCTCAAGAAGACGGTTCCGAGCCACAACAACCAAGAAATGGTGACTTCAATGTCGATTTGGAAGCTCAAGGTACATTGCCACGTTATGAAGAAGTGGTTGATGCATCCGCCGCCAAGCCACACGGCGACAACAAAGTCCAAAACTAG
- the DAS1 gene encoding SCF ubiquitin ligase complex subunit DAS1 (similar to uniprot|P47005 Saccharomyces cerevisiae YJL149W), translating to MSENNSDGGPFPLKRLPDELLQEVFSHLPQEDRLTACLIDKRSNKLATKLVYRRIYLNDSNVVRSDYMNLAINWTLLNIPSFLSEDDSRKIANSKLVKLIWTLSVNRFPLNCVQWIRINWDLDSALQRTILAVLCSKGEALQRLENVTDPSCNDIIAYGAVSKHKVTSFDMAPPNSLPELPVPRDYIPNLQKYLRHRISSRLSHMTLFMDPIQLFNYLHPLEQKLQIVDLKLHWRREFYDPRCFMHRLRSRPLTKLSEVFDVRTLKVLTIISWSESLVPREIEMVRDFKEFIYLEDLSLISIKQNFEVLMTFFYNFPHLKRLKMDFLEDFIPETTKPEIFLTILLVCKKLQFIDMRFEGMDSQIISLHENRFILNQKCHCSGCVHTFENILKKKIFLFPEDRLLYDIHDITAKDIFKMMRYLSLLPYSKACDCYPSVRTQPMNLEQFVKKMNRDLFFYRHSRRQLVPNGELDDEEIIDSESMLRKLPHDPLTEEDVIKCYHALIHHYRTTYISFLKGFPELRFLMLNDIPTVVVEEDGERVFQPIFFHCDYKTNLTGWSKLRHKKHRGSDDVNDSVTRKATVF from the coding sequence ATGAGTGAGAACAATTCTGACGGAGGTCCATTTCCACTGAAAAGATTGCCAGATGAGTTATTACAGGAAGTGTTCTCACATCTACCACAAGAGGATAGATTAACTGCATGTCTTATTGATAAAAGATCTAACAAATTGGCAACCAAATTGGTTTACAGAAGAATATATTTAAACGATTCTAACGTGGTGAGAAGTGATTATATGAATTTAGCCATTAACTGGACCCTTTTAAATATACCATCGTTTCTGTCCGAAGATGACTCAAGAAAAATCGCTAACTCCAAATTAGTGAAACTCATTTGGACCCTAAGTGTTAACCGATTTCCCCTAAATTGTGTTCAATGGATTAGGATTAATTGGGATTTGGATTCAGCTTTACAACGGACTATTCTGGCCGTTCTTTGTTCCAAAGGTGAAGCTTTACAAAGGCTAGAAAATGTTACGGATCCGTCATGTAATGATATTATTGCATATGGAGCTGTATCGAAACATAAGGTGACTAGTTTTGATATGGCACCACCAAATTCATTACCAGAGCTACCAGTACCCAGGGATTATATCCCCAATCTACAGAAATACCTGAGACACAGAATCTCTTCCAGGTTGTCACATATGACCCTCTTCATGGACCCCATTCAACTTTTCAACTATCTACACCCCTTGGAACAGAAATTACAAATTGTAGATCTAAAATTGCATTGGAGAAGAGAATTTTATGATCCCAGATGTTTTATGCATAGACTACGAAGCAGACCATTAACGAAACTTTCCGAAGTGTTCGATGTGCGTACCCTGAAAGTGTTAACCATCATCTCATGGAGTGAATCCCTTGTTCCcagagaaattgaaatggtcagagattttaaagaattcatctatttggaagatttgtCTTTGATTTCGATCAagcaaaattttgaagttcTGATGACTTTCTTCTATAATTTCCCtcatttgaaaaggttaaaGATGGATTTCCTAGAAGATTTCATACCGGAAACAACAAAACCCGAGATATTTTTGACCATTTTACTGGTTTGCAAGAAATTGCAATTTATTGATATGAGATTCGAAGGAATGGATTCTCAAATAATTTCGTTACATGAAAACAGATTTAtattaaatcaaaaatgtCACTGTAGTGGTTGTGTGcatacttttgaaaatattttgaaaaagaaaattttcttATTCCCAGAGGATAGATTATTATATGATATCCATGACATTACAGCTAAAGATATTTTTAAGATGATGAGATATTTATCTTTGTTACCTTATTCAAAGGCATGCGATTGCTATCCGAGTGTCAGGACACAACCAATGaatttggaacaatttgtgaaaaagatgaatcgagatcttttcttctatcGTCATAGCAGGCGTCAATTGGTTCCTaatggtgaattggatgatgaagaaattataGATAGTGAATCCATGTTGAGAAAGCTACCACATGATCCTTTgactgaagaagatgtgaTTAAGTGTTACCACGCCCTAATCCATCATTATAGAACTACTTACATTTCTTTCCTCAAAGGTTTCCCAGAATTGAGGTTTTTAATGTTAAACGATATCCCTACAGTGGTTGTGGAGGAAGATGGCGAAAGAGTCTTTCAACCCATTTTCTTCCATTGTGACTATAAGACAAATCTAACTGGTTGGTCTAAACTTCGTCACAAAAAACACAGGGGGAGTGATGATGTCAACGATAGCGTTACGAGAAAGGCTACAGTTTTTTAA
- the OAF3 gene encoding Oaf3p (similar to uniprot|P36023 Saccharomyces cerevisiae YKR064W Hypothetical ORF), translated as MVLSQDVRGASVRRRNRPTVVCTNCKRRKSKCDRQNPCSNCVRFGNKDTCHYVQNPKNTESQHGEDTDNKVKKQQPQMIKGKRNGTSSSIVGSKASSISPTGQSLDVPLVLSGKNYVNLSPSGNFVEFKRSAVTMFSYFCKRAIQDRDLYLKALVTFRSIAVEMTTNTLRGTKNYSKNPSLPESFKPLSIFDADGDPLSSDSLFRQHQLIHKSLFDKYGKYRKDEAIKIVDVCELLNDNLPSRSLFIDHILVHFESHVIHMVPIFEMEFLKYDVNNFYDKWEQSREISVKDFDHMVCCVILLITKICILSTKFARLPSELLEHFEKLDTSKYIAIIHYYMFEMKSLRKCTLRQLQILLLLRFYHWCAPEDGDGDSLQHSHILMGTIIASCQEMGISWLCIRDPGIYWFQLFGQSKRVPFILSPEDFKIIYQMIWSYVLHWDRKMFLINGQECLIGKSHLYDVTGQELSWHHRMVALDHIIMKMNDILNDSPSRVDIVALKQEWNNALRIFELIRDTKKEHLHLNFEYETTLELFRLCLSHAELTHLEQVNDVESFHLTVQSLWDQIVKLASKCHRYFYGPQEMDPYSRFFTNKIISVVADKLCTLIPAFVLRLNRFGEMGFDQMNMMVKFLFGVCSMYYNELGFDYYRCFESMFTAKISYKILNRPRNKNPWEIILEFLLCQLEKEGIKDQLRELKIIQNLPVLVSLRESLNLIPEYHRDAVKLWNTDVVPIGHSSVNFTLNLREESLEPFLVDRYSQTFNIFTSFYDHASSQLAEEAEDTSSKIQYNVENSAEQAQEIAETNAVPVEHPLSLEPTNPVNLEESNLELIRNMFEPLDFISFF; from the coding sequence ATGGTCCTTAGTCAGGACGTCAGAGGTGCGTCGGTTAGGAGACGCAATAGACCGACTGTTGTTTGTACTAACTGTAAAAGACGTAAGAGTAAATGCGATAGGCAAAATCCCTGCTCCAATTGTGTTAGATTTGGTAACAAAGATACCTGTCACTACGTGCAGAATCCTAAGAATACTGAATCCCAGCATGGAGAAGATACTGATAATAAAGTGAAGAAACAGCAGCCGCAAATGATTAAGGGCAAGAGAAATGGCACCAGTAGTAGTATTGTCGGTAGTAAAGCTAGCAGTATATCGCCTACGGGTCAATCTCTGGATGTTCCATTGGTATTGAGTGGTAAAAATTATGTTAATCTATCACCAAGTGGTAATTTCGTGGAATTCAAGAGATCTGCAGTAACTATGTTTTCATATTTTTGCAAGAGAGCTATTCAAGATCGAgatttgtatttgaaagCACTAGTAACATTTAGATCGATCGCTGTTGAAATGACTACAAATACTTTGAGAGGAACCAAGAACTattcaaagaatccaaGTTTGCCTGAGTCTTTTAAACCACTATCGATATTCGATGCTGACGGCGATCCGCTTTCATCTGACAGTTTGTTCAGGCAACATCAGTTAATTCACAAATCGTTGTTTGACAAGTATGGAAAATATAGGAAGGATGAAGCCATAAAGATTGTTGACGTTTGTGAACTTTTGAATGATAATTTACCTTCAAGGAGTCTTTTCATCGATCACATATTGGTACATTTCGAATCTCATGTCATTCATATGGTCCccatttttgaaatggaatttttaaaatacGACGTTAACAACTTTTATGATAAATGGGAGCAATCAAGAGAGATATCtgttaaagattttgatcATATGGTTTGTTGTGTTATTCTATTAATCACCAAGATCTGTATTTTGTCAACTAAATTTGCCAGACTACCATCAGAATTACTCGAACATTTCgaaaaattggatacaAGCAAATACATTGCCATTATTCATTACTACATGTTTGAAATGAAATCTTTAAGGAAATGTACGCTACGGCAATTACAAATCCTGCTTTTACTAAGATTTTACCATTGGTGTGCACCAGAggatggtgatggtgattCCCTACAACATAGTCATATTTTGATGGGGACTATCATTGCAAGTTGTCAGGAAATGGGTATATCTTGGTTATGTATCAGGGATCCTGGCATTTATTGGTTTCAATTATTTGGACAATCTAAGAGGGTGCCTTTTATATTAAGTCCcgaagatttcaaaataatttatcaaatgaTTTGGAGTTATGTGTTACATTGGGATAGGAAAATGTTTTTAATTAACGGTCAGGAATGTTTAATTGGTAAAAGTCATCTATATGATGTCACAGGGCAGGAGCTTTCGTGGCATCATAGGATGGTAGCCCTAGATCACATTATTATGAAGATGAACGACATTTTGAATGATTCACCTTCCAGAGTGGATATCGTTGCACTGAAACAAGAATGGAATAATGCATTGcgaatttttgaacttaTCAGAGATACTAAAAAAGAACATCTAcatttaaattttgaatacGAAACGACGTTAGAGTTATTCAGGCTATGTTTATCCCATGCAGAGTTGACTCATCTAGAACAGGTTAACGATGTGGAAAGTTTCCACCTCACAGTTCAATCACTTTGGgatcaaattgtaaaaCTTGCCAGCAAATGCCATCGATATTTTTATGGTCCACAGGAAATGGATCCATATAGTcgatttttcaccaataaAATTATAAGTGTAGTAGCAGATAAGCTATGCACACTAATACCCGCGTTTGTGCTGCGTTTAAATCGTTTCGGGGAAATGGGATTTGACCAGATGAATATGATGgttaaatttttatttggtGTTTGTTCCATGTATTATAATGAACTTGGATTTGATTATTACCGTTGTTTTGAGAGTATGTTTACCGCTAAGATAAGTTATAAAATATTGAATAGACCTCGAAATAAAAATCCCTGGGAAAtaattttggaatttctaCTTTGTCAACTAGAAAAAGAAGGTATTAAAGATCAATTAAGGGAGttaaaaattattcaaaatttacCTGTACTCGTAAGCCTTCGAGAAAGTTTAAATTTGATTCCAGAATATCATCGAGACGCTGTTAAGCTTTGGAATACCGATGTGGTCCCTATAGGCCACTCTAGTGTTAATTTTACACTTAACTTGCGTGAAGAATCATTGGAACCTTTTTTGGTGGATAGATATTCCCAAActttcaatattttcacCTCTTTTTATGATCATGCAAGTTCGCAATTGGCTGAGGAAGCCGAGGACACTAGTTCAAAAATACAATACAACGTCGAAAACTCTGCAGAGCAAGCTCAGGAGATTGCAGAAACAAATGCTGTTCCAGTTGAGCATCCTTTATCATTGGAGCCCACGAATCCGGTAAATCTAGAAGAATCTAACTTGGAGTTGATTCGAAATATGTTTGAACCTCTCgattttatttcttttttctgA
- the LAS1 gene encoding rRNA-processing protein LAS1 (similar to uniprot|P36146 Saccharomyces cerevisiae YKR063C LAS1 Essential nuclear protein possibly involved in bud formation and morphogenesis mutants require the SSD1-v allele for viability), with protein MVHPRIVPWYNEDELKELKDWFYNKELATDMRFRAIQRVKSYQSKGSQYLPHVIDSTAQITNSILLDEERSQYDKFSVKLSYTMSLIRFVNGILDPTQQSQFAIPLHTLAKRVGLPSWFVDLRHWGTHERELPSLEMLRIAAKDALVWLWDHYWNDDELEEEDEEEENVEDEHTVSLRQLIQRGKSLQNLFKEYQWYWEEGSTNLISSTNFQAEESSHGKRRREPTPQEQIDAFVSDCKDVWNNKDHREKFMNVFTLQYTPTLLRVLVMKLQGFSQEFFQFILQNYKDQLAKTPSVLSQRFSTWESLERKLLSKFVSSVNTNQFVSAWSSWEPLISENPSLLSYSFCQLMSNRLADNRDSFKKKKKKRQFVSYQEVESGLSEYVAKYSSFIREAESYNKQVQAHAKAQLKAEVPMQAPATDPIPKDMSDILKDLESLKRRHTDPPKTKAQWCQHPDWSPRPFGTL; from the coding sequence ATGGTCCATCCCAGAATAGTTCCCTGGTacaatgaagatgagttgaaagaattgaaggatTGGTTCTACAATAAGGAATTGGCTACTGATATGAGATTTCGAGCTATACAGAGGGTCAAGAGTTACCAAAGCAAAGGATCGCAATACTTACCGCATGTAATTGATTCTACCGCTCAGATCACGAATTCCATATTATTGGATGAAGAGAGGTCTCAATATGATAAATTTTCCGTCAAATTAAGTTATACCATGTCTTTGATTAGATTTGTAAACGGAATATTAGATCCCACACAGCAATCACAATTTGCCATACCGTTGCATACATTAGCTAAACGTGTGGGCCTACCATCGTGGTTCGTGGATTTAAGACACTGGGGGACGCATGAAAGAGAACTCCCTAGTTTAGAGATGTTGAGGATTGCAGCCAAGGATGCCTTAGTTTGGCTTTGGGACCATTATTGGAATGACGATGAAttagaggaagaagatgaggaggaagaaaatGTTGAAGACGAACATACGGTATCACTGAGGCAACTAATTCAGAGGGGTAAAtctttgcaaaatttaTTCAAGGAGTACCAGTGGTATTGGGAAGAAGGTTCAACAAATTTAATCAGCAGTACTAATTTCCAAGCAGAAGAATCCAGTCACGGTAAAAGACGTAGAGAACCCACACCGcaagaacaaattgatgCATTTGTATCAGATTGTAAAGATGTATGGAACAATAAGGATCACAGGGAAAAGTTTATGAACGTTTTCACACTACAGTATACACCCACCTTATTAAGAGTATTAGTTATGAAATTACAGGGCTTCAgccaagaattttttcaatttatcctACAGAATTATAAAGACCAATTGGCCAAGACACCCAGTGTTTTGTCTCAAAGGTTCAGCACATGGGAATCATTAGAACGTAAGCTACTGTCCAAATTTGTTTCTAGTGTTAATACAAATCAATTCGTCAGTGCTTGGTCTTCATGGGAACCTTTGATATCAGAAAATCCATCTCTTTTATCCTACAGCTTCTGTCAATTAATGTCTAACCGCTTAGCAGATAATAGAGACAgtttcaagaagaagaagaagaagagacAATTCGTATCCTATCAAGAAGTGGAAAGTGGGTTATCAGAATACGTTGCCAAGTACTCTTCCTTTATCAGGGAAGCGGAATCCTACAATAAACAGGTTCAGGCACACGCAAAAGCCCAGCTGAAAGCAGAAGTTCCAATGCAAGCGCCAGCCACAGATCCAATTCCTAAGGACATGTCTGACATCTTAAAGGATCTGGAGTCTCTTAAGAGAAGACACACTGATCCACCGAAGACTAAGGCACAATGGTGTCAACATCCAGACTGGAGTCCAAGACCATTTGGTACGTTGTAG
- the RPA34 gene encoding DNA-directed RNA polymerase I subunit RPA34 (similar to gnl|GLV|KLLA0A05973g Kluyveromyces lactis KLLA0A05973g and some similarites with YJL148W uniprot|P47006 Saccharomyces cerevisiae YJL148W RPA34 RNA polymerase I subunit A34.5), whose translation MGDSRSESVDAQTSESSVFSPPSDYKRVKHLKKFHKKNGEQLWLIKLPRSLDVSKLKTLPLDLEGGEQPIPVEEGNDKDDQYSIGEDKTQKGGQDSSNLSLLVPEESRESLKISGHGNSLKFDKVLSVRKTAQIPKIDYEKLTVPRSNVVKVEGLRTRHYASGYGPEDEDKVEDTSKEEHSERKSKKHKKHSSDEDHSKKKSKKDKKK comes from the coding sequence ATGGGTGATAGTAGATCAGAGTCTGTTGATGCACAGACTAGTGAATCATCAGTTTTCTCGCCACCATCAGATTATAAGAGGGTTaagcatttgaagaagtttcacaagaaaaatggtgaaCAGCTATGGTTAATCAAACTACCACGTAGTCTTGATGTATCCAAGTTAAAGACCCTACCACTAGATCTAGAAGGTGGAGAACAACCTATACCTGTGGAAGAGGGTAATGATAAAGACGATCAGTACAGTATTGGTGAAGACAAAACTCAAAAAGGTGGCCAAGACAGTAGTAATTTGAGTTTATTGGTCCCTGAAGAAAGTAGAGAATCCCTGAAGATCAGTGGACATGGTAACTCATTGAAGTTCGACAAGGTTCTCAGCGTCCGTAAGACTGCACAAATACCAAAGATTGATTACGAAAAGCTAACGGTACCAAGGTCTAATGTGGTTAAAGTAGAAGGTCTGCGGACGAGACATTACGCCAGTGGTTATGGACCAGAGGACGAGGATAAGGTGGAGGACACCTCCAAGGAGGAACACTCAGAACGCAAGTCAAAGAAACATAAGAAACATAGTTCAGACGAGGACCattccaagaagaagagtaagaaagataaaaagaaatag
- the TFA2 gene encoding transcription factor TFIIE subunit TFA2 (similar to uniprot|P36145 Saccharomyces cerevisiae YKR062W TFA2 TFIIE small subunit involved in RNA polymerase II transcription initiation) yields the protein MSSNNDHLLANLNAFKSKVKSSPVLPNKTASPGPNTTNQTPSPKKRPGSQTDGGAKKRLDTRIKEEDIDEDEDDSDDGSSNKKVRPGSIAAAALQASQSDISKSHDSSKLLWATEYIQKKGKPVQLNELMDYLSIRKDDKILELLKKLDKIGYDPKKATFKYISTYDVHSAQELLNLLRSQVTFKGISCKELKDGWPQCDETINELEEDSKILVLRTKKDRTPRYVWYNNGPELDRIGEDFVLMWENVQLPQFAELPRKLQDLGLKPASVDPATVKRQTTRVEVKKKRQRRGKITNTHMAGVLKDYSQGV from the coding sequence ATGAGTTCTAATAACGATCACCTATTGGCTAATCTGAATGCTTTCAAGAGTAAGGTGAAATCTTCACCTGTTCTTCCTAATAAAACGGCTTCTCCTGGGCCAAATACGACAAATCAGACACCATCCCCCAAGAAAAGGCCAGGATCTCAAACCGACGGTGGTGCAAAGAAGAGATTGGACACTAGGattaaagaagaggatattgacgaagacgaagatgatTCAGATGATGGATCTTCTAACAAGAAGGTAAGACCTGGATCCATCGCTGCTGCTGCATTACAGGCGAGTCAATCTGACATCTCCAAATCACACGATTCCTCCAAACTACTGTGGGCAACAGAATACATTCAGAAGAAAGGTAAACCTGTTCAACTTAATGAGTTGATGGATTACCTATCTATTAGGAAAGATGATAAGATTTTAGAACTtctaaagaaattggataaaatcGGATATGATCCCAAGAAGGCAACTTTCAAATATATCTCCACTTATGATGTGCATAGTGCTCAAGAGCTATTGAATCTACTGAGATCACAGGTGACATTCAAGGGAATTTCTTGTAAGGAGTTGAAAGACGGTTGGCCCCAATGTGATGAAACTATAAACGAATTAGAAGAggattcaaaaattctagtACTGAGGACAAAGAAAGATCGTACTCCACGTTACGTCTGGTATAACAATGGACCTGAGTTGGATCGTATTGGTGAAGACTTTGTTCTTATGTGGGAGAACGTTCAATTGCCACAATTTGCAGAGTTACCGCGTAAATTGCAAGACCTTGGTCTGAAACCTGCAAGTGTTGATCCTGCGACGGTAAAGAGACAAACAACAAGAGTGGAagtcaagaagaaaagacaaagaagGGGGAAAATTACCAATACACATATGGCTGGTGTTTTGAAGGACTACTCACAGGGcgtttaa
- the SMT1 gene encoding Smt1p (similar to uniprot|P47007 Saccharomyces cerevisiae YJL147C Hypothetical ORF) produces MKRAFSNLSSRLLKSESDELKATIQFLTRASKRPSLTSLLDAESGQNHVERVLKVLNSTLPEVDSQKKRVQTHYDILFSQLKDIARQSSQKPLQNGLESSEKLYNYLLLQQYMGKLQTVPQMARIVLSKTFQDFDKLWENLTMFDAKQQLHLSVLLYYRCGNPIIRQQFEDQWLDKYGEMHISVQRLLWKCLTRECQTSAELEHVVQISRQSIRSWSAHDEVVLYQSIYTKCHLLPTPGESLTKNQELFIATLRILARHNVHKRDMLKIVKLSIENRLANETSEETSVISIYQYRFIRALDLAVQDVYSSCEGKKNANELQNELQQVLASVNDEEQEVKSQMSLKFI; encoded by the coding sequence ATGAAAAGGGCATTCTCCAATTTATCATCTAGGCTGCTTAAATCTGAAAGCGATGAACTAAAGGCAACTATACAATTCTTAACGAGAGCTTCTAAGCGGCCATCTTTAACGTCGTTGTTGGATGCTGAAAGTGGTCAGAATCATGTCGAAAGAGTTTTGAAAGTTCTCAATTCTACGTTGCCTGAAGTGGATTCGCAAAAGAAGCGTGTTCAAACTCATTATGACATTTTGTTTAGCCAGTTGAAAGATATTGCACGTCAGTCATCTCAGAAACCGTTACAGAATGGCTTAGAGAGTTCTGAAAAACTGTACAACTATTTACTCCTTCAACAGTATATGGGTAAATTGCAAACTGTCCCACAAATGGCTAGAATTGTACTGTCCAAGACTTTCCAAGACTTTGATAAATTATGGGAGAACTTAACCATGTTTGATGCTAAGCAACAATTACATCTTTCAGTACTTCTTTACTACCGCTGTGGTAACCCTATCATACGGCAACAGTTTGAAGACCAATGGCTAGATAAATATGGCGAAATGCACATTTCTGTACAAAGATTATTATGGAAATGTCTTACGAGGGAGTGTCAAACCTCTGCAGAATTAGAACATGTTGTGCAAATTAGCCGTCAAAGTATAAGAAGTTGGTCAGCACACGATGAAGTGGTATTATACCAATCCATCTATACCAAATGCCATCTCTTACCGACTCCAGGAGAATCATTGACCaaaaatcaagaattatTCATAGCTACCTTGAGGATTCTTGCCAGACACAACGTTCATAAAAGAGATATGCTTAAAATCGTTAAGCTAAGCATTGAGAACCGGTTAGCCAATGAGACTTCTGAAGAGACATCGGTAATTTCCATCTATCAGTATCGATTCATAAGAGCACTTGATTTAGCGGTACAAGACGTTTATTCCTCATGTGAGGGCAAGAAAAACGCCAACGAACTACAAAACGAACTGCAACAAGTCCTCGCAAGCGTCAATGACGAGGAGCAAGAGGTCAAATCACAGATGtcattgaaatttataTGA
- the IDS2 gene encoding Ids2p (weakly similar to uniprot|P46958 Saccharomyces cerevisiae YJL146W IDS2 Protein involved in modulation of Ime2p activity during meiosis appears to act indirectly to promote Ime2p-mediated late meiotic functions found in growing cells and degraded during sporulation), with translation MSKDTGFLEDSTGDLARALRRSWSEPQDSKTPYQDSPISTPQCNQYHNVSPGGGSFTSAGSQVASLTGSSDKTHRGSLGDGSPDYHLIERHYSLMEQPNVGNKSTGSGSGGSIDDGMLEQAMQESLPPLMPAPVAMPLRRGSIQEVQRVRHLLNPRSSFSGAPPEEPELQEGCSVSWVTILANSSPEYVEPILVLQESLKSVNSKFGLCVIHNSEVDSSMIREKGIETVAFDKAKLPELFKKSINPHSILMVFMALAGKYDLVCYLSPTCMVLENIDDLLGSEEIGNEIDNETCVLLTNSTPDPQIIILRPLVDVEMCIREFFTVYGDDCDEKSSKLTRMRDYDVLETLFQDSWSRLATDEYCETLPEKPSPSEKSFPHKMVDFELQKPWIMHEKQDMGPLASRWHRLWLQTSRRQANDM, from the coding sequence ATGAGTAAGGATACTGGATTTTTGGAGGATTCAACTGGTGATCTTGCCAGAGCACTTAGAAGATCGTGGTCAGAGCCGCAGGACAGCAAGACCCCATATCAAGATTCACCAATTAGCACTCCCCAGTGTAATCAGTACCATAACGTTTCACCAGGTGGTGGTTCATTCACTTCTGCAGGTTCACAAGTGGCTTCACTTACTGGTAGTTCTGATAAAACCCATAGAGGGAGCCTTGGTGATGGTTCCCCGGATTACCACTTGATTGAAAGGCATTATTCATTGATGGAACAACCGAATGTTGGTAATAAATCTACTGGTTCTGGTTCTGGTGGTAGCATTGATGACGGTATGTTAGAACAAGCTATGCAAGAGTCATTACCACCCCTGATGCCCGCACCTGTGGCCATGCCCCTAAGACGTGGTTCTATACAAGAGGTACAGAGGGTAAGACATTTGTTAAACCCAAGAAGTTCATTCTCAGGTGCACCACCAGAGGAACCTGAATTACAAGAGGGTTGTAGTGTTAGTTGGGTCACCATATTAGCCAATAGTTCACCAGAATATGTTGAGCCTATACTAGTACTTCAAGAATCATTGAAATCTGtgaattcaaaatttggattgtGTGTTATTCACAATTCCGAAGTCGATAGTTCTATGATAAGGGAAAAAGGTATTGAGACAGTTGCATTCGATAAGGCGAAGCTACCagaattgttcaagaaAAGTATAAATCCACATTCCATATTAATGGTATTTATGGCATTAGCGGGCAAGTATGACTTAGTATGCTATCTGTCCCCCACATGTATGGTATTAGAAAATATCGATGATCTCTTAGGCAGTGAAGAAATTGGGAATGAAATTGACAATGAAACATGCGTGTTattaaccaattcaacACCAGATCCTCAAATTATCATCTTAAGGCCTTTGGTAGATGTGGAAATGTGCATCAGAGAATTCTTTACGGTTTACGGCGATGACTGTGATGAGAAAAGTAGTAAATTGACCAGAATGCGAGATTACGACGTTTTAGAAAcacttttccaagattcCTGGAGTAGACTTGCTACTGATGAATACTGTGAAACCTTACCAGAGAAACCATCACCGTCAGAGAAAAGCTTCCCACACAAAATGGTTGATtttgaattacaaaagCCTTGGATAATGCACGAAAAGCAAGATATGGGCCCTCTGGCAAGTAGGTGGCATCGCCTATGGTTACAAACTTCCCGCAGGCAGGCTAACGACATGTAA